The Tenebrio molitor chromosome 5, icTenMoli1.1, whole genome shotgun sequence genome has a segment encoding these proteins:
- the LOC138131202 gene encoding S-formylglutathione hydrolase — MSALTEISSNKIFGGFHKVFSHESKFLGCVSKFGVYLPPQAEEKKLPVIYWLSGLTCSEANFIEKSGAQKYAAEHGVIIVNPDTSPRNLNIAGDSDSWDFGVGAGFYVDAIQAPWKNNYKMYSYITSELIQIIHDNFPILTGKQSIMGHSMGGHGALICALKNPGLYKSVSAFAPICNPSECPWGIKAFTGYLGPKESGEWANWDATELIKTYNGPPLELFIDQGSEDNFLHAKQLLPENLIEACKTHHMPVIYKKREGYNHSYFYIASFIDEHISYHVQHLQK, encoded by the exons ATGAGCGCTTTAACTGAGATTTCATCCAACAAAATATTTGGAGGTTTCCACAAGGTCTTCTCTCATGAGTCAAAATTTCTTGGTTGTGTTAGCAAATTTGGTGTTTATTTACCACCTCAagcagaagaaaaaaaattaccagtgATTTATTGGCTGTCAGGGCTCACTTGTTCAGAGGccaattttattgaaaaatcaGGTGCACAAAAATATGCAGCTGAACATGGTGTCATCATTGTAAATCCAGATACATCACCAAGAAATCTAAACATTGCTGGTGACTCAGATTCATGGGATTTTGGAGTTGGTGCTGGATTTTATGTAGATGCTATACAAGCACCTTggaaaaataactataaaatGTACAGTTATATCACATCTGAACTGATTCAAATAATTCATGACAATTTCCCAATATTGACAGGGAAACAATCAATAATGGGTCATAG TATGGGAGGTCATGGTGCTCTAATTTGTGCATTAAAGAATCCAGGATTGTATAAATCAGTATCTGCCTTTGCCCCTATTTGCAACCCTAGTGAGTGCCCTTGGGGAATTAAAGCCTTTACTGGGTATCTAGGACCCAAAGAATCAGGTGAATGGGCCAACTGGGATGCTacagaattaattaaaacttatAATGGACCTCCACTAGAACTTTTTATTGATCAG ggTTCAGAAGATAATTTCTTGCATGCCAAACAATTGTTGCCTGAAAACTTAATTGAAGCTTGTAAAACACACCACATGCCAGTAATTTACAAGAAAAGAGAGGGTTACAACCATAGCTACTTTTATATTGCCAGTTTTATTGATGAGCACATTAGTTATCATGTTCAACACTTACAAAAGTAA